In Caloenas nicobarica isolate bCalNic1 chromosome 27, bCalNic1.hap1, whole genome shotgun sequence, one DNA window encodes the following:
- the TM6SF2 gene encoding transmembrane 6 superfamily member 2 isoform X2: MQLPAVPGALAPSLLAIPVAFGINGATALADPLALMLTGLLVLIGLCSIIFFVSEGSHFQDPLFCVFVVFSFTSIVDLIISLEEDGFISGFMEIYVREGEPYLRTAHGIMICYWDGIVHYGLYLAMIAAIGQRKSYRNLGLFWLGSLMMSIVVFLLGNLIGKYSSDLSPSFLLNLPYVLIPGWAGLRLFQQPRVLPCLSPEKVAEEQRKRLYQRPQDVGLVLVLLLTAAFTFFRGMVVLDCPADSCFNYIYQHEPYLRDPVAYPKVQMLIYMFYVLPFFCLCIYGLVLPGCSWLPDWSLVFAGAVAQAQFSHVGSSLHSRTPFPYQTPEDVWWSFLLTNILYALGPQLLALRCLRCPAFFLPATPANLRLGKKRQ; this comes from the exons ATGCAGCTCCCGGCCGTGCCGGGCGccctcgccccttccctcctcgCCATCCCCGTGGCCTTCGGCATCAATGGTGCGACCGCCCTGGCAGA CCCGCTGGCGCTGATGCTGACAGGGCTGCTGGTGCTCATCGGCCTCTGCTCCATCATCTTCTTCGTAAGCGAAGGGAGCCACTTCCAGGACCCCCTTTTCTGCG TGTTCGTGGTGTTCTCCTTCACCTCCATCGTCGACTTGATCATCTCGCTGGAGGAGGATGGCTTCATTTCTGGCTTCATGGAGATCTACGTCCGAGAG GGCGAGCCCTACCTGCGCACGGCTCACGGCATCATGATCTGTTACTGGGATGGCATCGTCCACTACGGGCTCTACCTCGCCATGATCGCAGCCATCGGGCAGAG AAAGAGCTACAGGAACCTAGGTCTCTTCTGGCTGGGCTCGCTGATGATGAGCATCGTCGTCTTCCTGCTTGGGAACCTGATCG ggaAATACAGCTCCGACCTCAGCCCGTCCTTCCTGCTCAACCTGCCCTACGTCCTCATCcccggctgggctgggctgcggCTGTTCCAGCAGCCCCGGGTCCTGCCGTGCCTCAGCCCCGAGAAG gTTGCAGAAGAGCAACGCAAGCGCCTGTACCAGCGGCCCCAGGACGTGGGGCTGGtcctggtcctgctcctcaccGCTGCTTTCACCTTCTTCAGGGGGATG GTGGTTTTGGACTGTCCTGCCGATTCCTGCTTCAATTACATCTACCAGCATGAGCCGTACCTGCGCGACCCTGTTGCCTACCCCAAAGTGCAG ATGCTGATCTACATGTTCTACGTCCTcccttttttctgcctctgcatCTACGGGCTGGTGCTGCCCGGCTGCTCCTGGCTGCCCGACTGGAGCCTGGTGTTTGCCGGCGCCGTGGCGCAG gcgCAGTTCTCCCACGTGGGCTCCTCGCTGCATTCCCGCACGCCCTTCCCCTACCAGACCCCTGAAGATGTCTGGTGGAGCTTCCTCCTCACCAACATCCTCTACGCGCTGggtccccagctgctggccctgcgctgcctgcgctgcccggCGTTCTTCCTGCCTGCCACTCCTGCCAACCTGCGCCTGGGCAAGAAACGCCAGTGA
- the HAPLN4 gene encoding hyaluronan and proteoglycan link protein 4 → MHPQGPWAAGSAALLLLISVLTADALLSSRGRKKVVHVMEGDSGAVVVQTAPGKVVTHRGGTIILPCRYHYDVSTHDPAEIRLKWTKVTEPMAFVDVFVALGKARRAFGSYRGRTALQEDGVGDASLIIRNVTLQDYGRYECEVTNELEDDTGMVKLDLEGVIFPYHPRLGRYTLNFHEAQQACLEQDGILASHDQLHQAWLEGMDWCNAGWLQDGSVQYPISHPREECGRKDTPVGVRNYGYRHKESEHYDAFCFTSNLNGKVYFLKTYRKLSYAEAVQACKNNGAAVAKVGQLYAAWKIQLLDRCEAGWLEDGSIRYPIVNPRARCGGREPGVRNLGFPDKKYKLFGVYCFKKAGEATPEKALGGGNANRV, encoded by the exons ATGCATCCCCAAGGCCCCTGGGCCGCCGGCtcggcagctctgctgctcctcatcTCTGTCCTCACCGCTGATGCGCTGCTCAGCTCCCGGGGACGGAAGAAAGTGGTGCATGTCATGG AGGGTGACAGCGGGGCCGTGGTGGTGCAAACCGCCCCGGGGAAGGTGGTGACGCACCGCGGCGGCACCATCATCCTGCCCTGCCGCTACCACTACGACGTGTCCACCCACGACCCGGCCGAGATCCGTCTCAAGTGGACCAAGGTGACGGAGCCGATGGCCTTCGTGGACGTGTTCGTGGCGCTGGGGAAGGCGCGGCGGGCGTTCGGCAGCTACCGTGGCCGCACGGCGCTGCAGGAGGACGGCGTCGGCGACGCCTCGCTCATCATCCGCAACGTCACCCTGCAAGACTACGGCCGCTACGAGTGTGAGGTCACCAATGAGCTGGAGGACGACACCGGCATGGTCAAGCTGGACCTTGAAG GTGTGATCTTCCCCTACCACCCCCGCCTGGGTCGCTACACCCTGAACTTCCACGAGGCGCAGCAGGCGTGCCTGGAGCAGGATGGCATCCTGGCCTCGCACGACCAGCTGCACCAGGCCTGGCTGGAGGGGATGGACTGGTGCAACGCGGGCTGGCTGCAGGACGGCTCGGTGCAGTACCCCATCTCCCACCCGCGCGAGGAGTGCGGCCGCAAGGACACCCCCGTGGGGGTCCGCAACTACGGCTACCGGCACAAGGAGAGCGAGCACTACGACGCCTTCTGCTTCACCTCCAACCTCAACG GCAAAGTCTACTTCTTGAAGACGTACCGCAAGCTGAGCTACGCCGAGGCGGTGCAAGCCTGCAAGAACAACGGGGCGGCCGTGGCCAAGGTGGGGCAGCTCTACGCCGCCTGGAAGATCCAGCTGCTGGACCGCTGCGAGGCCGGCTGGCTGGAGGACGGCAGCATCCGCTACCCCATCGTCAACCCCCGCGCCCGCTGCGGGGGCCGCGAGCCCGGCGTGCGCAACCTGGGCTTCCCCGACAAGAAGTACAAGCTTTTTGGGgtttattgctttaaaaaagctGGTGAGGCTACTCCGGAGAAGGCGCTGGGTGGGGGGAACGCCAATCGGGTGTGA
- the TM6SF2 gene encoding transmembrane 6 superfamily member 2 isoform X1, producing MQLPAVPGALAPSLLAIPVAFGINGATALADSPLALMLTGLLVLIGLCSIIFFVSEGSHFQDPLFCVFVVFSFTSIVDLIISLEEDGFISGFMEIYVREGEPYLRTAHGIMICYWDGIVHYGLYLAMIAAIGQRKSYRNLGLFWLGSLMMSIVVFLLGNLIGKYSSDLSPSFLLNLPYVLIPGWAGLRLFQQPRVLPCLSPEKVAEEQRKRLYQRPQDVGLVLVLLLTAAFTFFRGMVVLDCPADSCFNYIYQHEPYLRDPVAYPKVQMLIYMFYVLPFFCLCIYGLVLPGCSWLPDWSLVFAGAVAQAQFSHVGSSLHSRTPFPYQTPEDVWWSFLLTNILYALGPQLLALRCLRCPAFFLPATPANLRLGKKRQ from the exons ATGCAGCTCCCGGCCGTGCCGGGCGccctcgccccttccctcctcgCCATCCCCGTGGCCTTCGGCATCAATGGTGCGACCGCCCTGGCAGA CAGCCCGCTGGCGCTGATGCTGACAGGGCTGCTGGTGCTCATCGGCCTCTGCTCCATCATCTTCTTCGTAAGCGAAGGGAGCCACTTCCAGGACCCCCTTTTCTGCG TGTTCGTGGTGTTCTCCTTCACCTCCATCGTCGACTTGATCATCTCGCTGGAGGAGGATGGCTTCATTTCTGGCTTCATGGAGATCTACGTCCGAGAG GGCGAGCCCTACCTGCGCACGGCTCACGGCATCATGATCTGTTACTGGGATGGCATCGTCCACTACGGGCTCTACCTCGCCATGATCGCAGCCATCGGGCAGAG AAAGAGCTACAGGAACCTAGGTCTCTTCTGGCTGGGCTCGCTGATGATGAGCATCGTCGTCTTCCTGCTTGGGAACCTGATCG ggaAATACAGCTCCGACCTCAGCCCGTCCTTCCTGCTCAACCTGCCCTACGTCCTCATCcccggctgggctgggctgcggCTGTTCCAGCAGCCCCGGGTCCTGCCGTGCCTCAGCCCCGAGAAG gTTGCAGAAGAGCAACGCAAGCGCCTGTACCAGCGGCCCCAGGACGTGGGGCTGGtcctggtcctgctcctcaccGCTGCTTTCACCTTCTTCAGGGGGATG GTGGTTTTGGACTGTCCTGCCGATTCCTGCTTCAATTACATCTACCAGCATGAGCCGTACCTGCGCGACCCTGTTGCCTACCCCAAAGTGCAG ATGCTGATCTACATGTTCTACGTCCTcccttttttctgcctctgcatCTACGGGCTGGTGCTGCCCGGCTGCTCCTGGCTGCCCGACTGGAGCCTGGTGTTTGCCGGCGCCGTGGCGCAG gcgCAGTTCTCCCACGTGGGCTCCTCGCTGCATTCCCGCACGCCCTTCCCCTACCAGACCCCTGAAGATGTCTGGTGGAGCTTCCTCCTCACCAACATCCTCTACGCGCTGggtccccagctgctggccctgcgctgcctgcgctgcccggCGTTCTTCCTGCCTGCCACTCCTGCCAACCTGCGCCTGGGCAAGAAACGCCAGTGA